From Campylobacter pinnipediorum subsp. caledonicus:
AAAATCATGCTGGTATCACTCCAAAAACAAAGATGGCTTTACTTTTATCACTATCTTTGATCTTATGTGCTTGTTTATATTATTTTACTGATATTGGAGGAGATTTTTATCTTCCATTTTATAAATTTCCTATTTTTAATATGGGTATTTTTAGTATATTGTTTTGGGTTTTGGTGCTTGTTTCAACTTCAAATTCTGTAAATCTCACAGATGGACTCGATGGTTTAGCTACTGTTCCCAGTATATTTTCTTTGATAACTCTTGGCATATTTGCTTATCTGAGCGGGCATTCGGTTTTTAGTTCATATCTATTTTTGCCAAAAATTGCTAATTTGGGAGAGGTTATAATAGTTGCTTCTGCTTTGATAGGTGCCTTAATGGGATTTTTGTGGTATAACTGCTATCCTGCTCAGGTGTTTATGGGCGATAGTGGTAGCCTTAGCATAGGTGGATTTATAGGTATGATGGGCGTTATGAGTAAAAATGAGGTATTGCTTATACTTATTGGATTTGTTTTTGTTGTGGAGACAATGAGTGTAATTTTGCAAACTACGAGCTATAAATACCGCAATAAAAAGAGAATATTTTTAATGGCACCAATCCATCATCATTTTGAGATGAAAGGCTGGGCTGAAAATAAGATAATAATTCGTTTTTGGATTATAGCTCTTTTATCAAATTTAATAGCTTTGATAGCTTTAAAGTTAAGATAATGAAAAAAAGTATTTTTGGTTATGCAAACACAACAAAAGCGATTGCAAAGAGTGGTGGATGGGATATTTATGATGATAAATTTACTAGCGTTTCAAAGGATGAGTTTGGCAATTCACTCTTTCCTTCAAGCATGTTTGATGAGACAAAAAGCTCTTTTGAAATAACAACACCTGGCATATCTCCGAACAATCATCTCATAAAAAAGGCAAAAAATTTAATAAGTGAATATGACTATTTTTATGATGATATGCCTTTTAATGTTTGGATTAGTGGGACTAATGGAAAGACTACAACCACAAAAATGACACAGCATTTACTTCAAAGCCTTGGTTCTGTTATGGGTGGAAATGTTGGCGTTGCTTTAGGGGATTTAGATAAAAATGCAAAAATTTGGATACTTGAAACAAGCTCTTTTACTATACACTATACAAATAAGGCCAGACCAGATATTTATATCCTTTTGCCAATCACTCCCGATCATCTATCTTGGCATGGAAGTTTAAAAGAATATGAAGATGCAAAGCTAAAACCACTTAGTATGATGAGCGAAAACTCAGTAGCCATACTTCCTAAAAAATATGCAAATACAAAGACCTTAGCTCATGTTGTTTGCTATGAAAATGAGGCTGATTTGGCTGATTTTTGTAAGGTAAAATTGGATGACATAAACTTTAAACCGCCTTTTTTACTTGATGCTTTGCTTGCACTTTGTGTGCAAAAAATATTGATTGATTTTTCAGATGTAGAGCTTTTAAATAGGTTTGTTATAGAGCCAAATAAGCTAGAAGAGATTGTTGATAATAAAGGTAGAATTTGGGTAAACGACACAAAGGCTACAAATATAGATGCTTGTATCCAAGCCGTTAAGAGATATGAAGAGCATAAAATTCATCTTATACTTGGTGGTGATGATAAGGGTGTGGATATGAATCCTGTATTTAAGTTTCTAAAAGGTATGGATGTTGTTATTTATGCTATTGGTTCAAATACCAATAAACTTATAGAGTTATCTTCGCAGTTTGGACTTGAGTGCAAAAAATGTAACTTTTTACAAAACGCTGTAAAAGAGATAAATGAAAATTTAAAAGATGATGAGATAGCTTTATTGTCTCCAGCCGCGGCTAGCTTGGATCAGTTTAAAAGCTATGCACATCGTGGAGATGAATTTAAAAAATTTATTAAAGAATTAAATTTGTTATAGTAAGACTTCTTAGTTATCTGGTTATTATTTTTTTAAGCTCTCTTGCTATCTCTTTTCCTACTTTTATATATCCTTTTTGTGTTAGATGAACATCTTTTTTGGACAATCCTTGCTTTATCCATTTTCTTTTTGAACCGGTTAATTTCATAAATAAATCAATATCGTAAAAAAGGAATTTCTCTTCTTTTGCTACTTTTTTTATGATTTTTTGAACAGTTTTAAATTTTGGCTTTAGTGCTGTTGGCGGAGACAACATAAGTATTGTTGTGTTTGGTTGTGATTTTTTGATTAGGCTTATAAGCTGTTTTGTATTTTTATAGAAAATATTTTCATTTAAATTATTGTTAAATGAATCATTTGTCCCATATGCAACTATGATGATATCGTATCTAATCGAGCTTAAATCTCTAAAAAACGCCCCATTATTCCATTTTTGATATAAATTCATATGGGCTCCATTTAGCCCGCAAATATCTGCAAATTTTGCCCCATTTTTTTGATAAATTTTGTAACCACCTATCAATACATCTTTTTTTAATGCTGTGATTTCTATCGGAAAGATAAGTTCGAACTTTTTAGATTGCCAGCGATTATTTCCGCTATTTTGTATCTTAAAGCTTGTATTTTTTGTGTCTTTTATCTCTATCACATCGCCTTTTTGTTTGCTTTTGTATAAAATTTCAAATATCATTTTGTTATTTATTTTTTCATCTAGCGTGAGCTTTATATTTGCTTGATTGGTGCTTGATTTTGCAATGACTCCACAAAGTGGATAATCATTAAATTCATCAAATTGAGAGTTTATCATTTCAAAGTTGTTTGTTTTGTATTTTAGTAGTTTGTTTAAATGATATTTTGGTAGTGCCGGTAAACCAAATCCAATACTATTTTCTTTAAATAATGCATTTCTAAAAGCACTCGCTAAATCATCGGTTGCTATATGTGAATCGCCAAAAAATTTTATTGCAAATTTTGTATTTTGATTCATGCTTTTATATTTTTTAGATATATTATTTATGTTTTTATCACCAAAATCTATAAGTATATCTTGTTGTTTTATAGGGGTGTTTGGTGTGCTACAGCCATATAAAAATAGTAAAAATATTAGCGATATAAATTTATTGTTTAGAGCTATTTTCATCTATCTTGATCTTGCTAAAAATCGTTTTAGCTATTATTCTTCCACCTGCTATGCTTATATGAATACCATCATTTGCTCTTATTTTTACTGTTTCATTGTTATCATTTTTTAAATGTGTGGTATAAATTTCATTGGTGCAAATTATGTTTTTTACATCAAGGTAGGTTTCATCGTAATTTTTGCTTAAATTTGAAAATAAAACATTTAATGAGTTCATTTTTTCATTAAAATCATCTTTTTTCATACAAGGAACACCGAGCCATAAAACCTCAACATTATGTTTTTTAGCTATTTGATAAATTTCTGATATTCTATTTTTATAAAAATCATTCCATTCTTTTGTGTTAAATTCTCTATATCTTCCACGAATGCTTCGTCCCCATGAGTCATTTGCTCCAAATAATGCGATTAATAACTTAATTTTATTGTTATTTTCAAGAGCTATGGATGTTTTTTCTTCCCAGTTGTAATATTTTTTATTCACTAGGCCAGTGCTATGTTTGCTTATATCTATTATTTTTATGCCATTTTTTGCAAATAATTTTCTAGAACCAATTGCAATATTTTGCATTATAGAATCACCTATAAATAAAATTTCATCTCCAGCTTTTAATCTTATCTGTTTTGCTTTTTTTACTACGATTTTAGTTTTGTTTTGGTCATTTTTTTGTTTTTGATTTTTTTTGATTTCTTGTTTTATAATATTTGTTATTTTAATTGGCTCAGGAATATACTCTTCTTGTGGTTTATATTTTTCTTGTCCTGCGAATTTAAATTTCAAAAAGTCATAAAATTCTATGCCTTTGTTTGCAATTTTTATCTCTTTTAATTTTTTTATCCCAAAGTCGCTATTATATTTTTGTTCTAAATACATACTAAGCGGGTCTTGCATAAAAAAACATATTAGCAAAACAGAAAATATATAAACAAATAAAAACTTAAACATCAAAAACTCGAATATATAAAATCAGGTATACCATCTGGCATTATAGCAAATATAAATACAAAAAATATAGCTAAAACAAATGGTTTGAGTATAGTTGGAGTCGCCCTTAAAAATCCCCTTATAATATCTTTTAAATTCTTCAAAAAAGGATAGAATAAAAACAATACGCATAAAGCTACAAACAAAATTACATCATTTAGCATAATTTTGTTTTCATTGTTAAACATCAAATTCAAGATATTAAATGCTTCATCAAAATCATTTCTATCAAAAAATATCCAAGTTATACTAACAAATGTATATGTTATACACATTGAAAATAAAGGTAGTTTTTCTGATATGTTTATTTTTGCTTTTTGCAAAATGTTTAAAAACATAATTCCAAATCCATGAAGTAGTCCCCATATCAAGAAATTTATCCCAACCCCGTGCCAAATTCCAGATAAAGCAAATGCTATTATTAGATTTATCTGTGTTTCTAAAAATCCATTTTTGTTGCCACCTAAAGGTATATAGATATTTTCTTTAATGAAATTTGAAAGGCTTATATGCCACCTTTTCCAAAAATCTTTTAAATTTACAGCAATATGTGGCATATTGAAATTTATAGGAAGATAAAAACCTATTGATAAAGCCATAGCTGTTACTATGTCTACATATCCGCTAAAATCACAATACAACCATGCTCCATATAAATATACAGCTGTTATAATTTCTAAGGCATTAAAGCTATGCGGGTCTGAAAAAACAGCACTTACTTGTATATTTAGGTAGTTTGCAATAAGAGCTTTTTTGGTTATACCCAATATAACTAGTGTTATAATAAGGTCTATATTCTCAAATTTTCTTGTTTTACAAAATTGGGGTATCATAAAATTACTTTTTGCAATAGGACCAGCTAATAGTGTTGCAAAAAATGATAAGTAGCATGCAAGTGGTATAAACTCAGCAACTTCTTGTTCTTTTTTATATATTCCAACCAGATATGTTATAGATGAAAATGTATAAAATGATATACCTATTGGTAGCGCGATATCCAAATTTTTTGCTAAAAAATCAAATTTCAATAAAAATAGTAGACTTTTAAAATCAGAGTGGATAAAATCATAATATTTAAAAAAGCATAAAAATAGTATAGTAACTAATAGCCCTGAAAAAAGCGCATTTTTGTTTTCTCGGTATGCTATAAAAAGCCCAAAATAGGATATAAAACAAGTATGTAAAAGCACTATAAGAGTAAAGTATGGGCTAAATGAAAAAATTAGCATATAATTAAAAAACAATATAATATAGTTTTGTATTTTATAATTTTTGTAAAACATCCAATAAGTTACAAAAAACATTATAAAAATTAATGCAAATTCAATTGAAAAAAAAGTCATTTTTAAGCCAAATATTTATGTAAATTTAAAGTTAAGATTTTACAAAAAAAAATATAAATTTCTAATAAGTTTTTATCATCTTAAGTTTGATTTTTACTTGATTTTTAAAGTAAATTTAAATAAAATGATATATTTAAAATAATGAAAGGAGAGTTGCTGTTTGAAATTTCCAAACATAAGACAACTATAAAATTTATGAGAAGTCATTATTGCGCCGAACTTAACAAAGATGATATTGGAAAAGAGGTTACTCTTTGCGGTTGGGTAAATACCTATAGAGATCATGGTGGTGTTATATTTTTAGATCTTCGTGACAGAACAGGTTTGATACAACTTGTTTGCGATCCAACAGATAGTAAAGATGCTCATGAGGTAGCTTCAAGGGTTCGTGATGAGTATGTTTTAAAGATAAAGGGTAAGATAAGAGCAAGAGGCGAAGGACTTGTAAATCCTAAATTAAAAACAGGTGAAATAGAGGTTGTTGTTAGTGAGCTTGAGATAGAAAATCCAAGTGAAGCACTACCTTTTATGATAGGTGATGAAAATGTAAACGAGGATATAAGGTTAAAATATAGATTTTTAGACCTTAGAAATGAGCGTTTGCAAAATATATTCAAGCTTCGTTCAAAAGCCGCTATTGCTGCTAGAAATTCTTTGGATAAAATGGGCTTTACTGAGTTTGAAACACCAATTTTAACCCGTGCTACACCTGAAGGCGCAAGGGATTATTTGGTTCCTAGTCGTGTTTATCCGGGTCAGTTTTATGCACTTCCTCAAAGCCCTCAGCTTTTCAAGCAGCTTTTGATGTGTTCAGGTTTTGATAAATATTTTCAGATAGCAAAGTGTTTTAGAGATGAAGATTTAAGAGCTGACAGACAGCCTGAATTTACCCAAATAGATGTTGAGATGAGCTTTTGTGAACAAGAAGATATTATAAAAATGGCAGAAGAGATGCTAAAAGATATTTTCCAAGCTTGTGGTTATGATATCAAAACACCTTTTCGCCGCATGAGCTACAAAGAAGCTACTGAAAAATATGGCTCAGACAAGCCTGATTTGCGTTATGATTTGGCTATGGTTGATGTCGTTGATATATTTGAAAGATCTACAAATGAAATTTTTAGCTCAATCGCAAAAGATCCTAAGAGAAATCGCATAAAAGCACTTAAGGTTCCAAATGGCGACAATATTTTCAGCAAAAGAGAGATGAATAGATTTGAAGAGTTTGTTAGAAAATTTGGAGCACAAGGTCTTGGATATTTCCAAATGAAAGAAGAGGGTCTTAAAGGACCACTTTGTAAATTCTTTAGTGATGAAGATTTAAATGAAATTATCTCAAGATGTGATTTGAAAGTCGGTGATGTTGTATTCTTTGGTGCTGGACGTAAGAAAACCGTTCTTGATTATATGGGTAGATTTAGAATCTTCTTAGCAGAGCAAATGGGTATTATAGATCAAGATAAGATGGAATTTTTATGGGTTCTTGATTTCCCTATGTTTGAACAAAACGATGATGGCTCGTATTCAGCAATGCACCACCCATTCACAATGCCAAAAAATATAGATGAAGAAGATCTTGAAGATATACTTTCTATAGCTCACGATGTTGTTTTAAATGGCTTTGAGCTTGGCGGTGGTAGTGTTAGAATACATAAAAATGATGTTCAACAAAAAGTATTTAAATTGCTTGGAATTGAAGAGGAAGAGCAAAGAGAAAAATTTGGATTTTTACTAGATGCACTTAGTTTTGGAGCGCCACCACACGGGGGTATAGCTATAGGTTTTGATAGACTTATAATGCTTGCTACAAAATCAACAAGTATTCGTGATGTTATAGCTTTCCCAAAAACACAACGTGCTCAATGTCCTTTAACAAAAGCGCCTAGCGCACCGAGCAATGAACAAATGAGAGAGCTTGGACTACGTTTAAGAGAAAAAGAAAAATAATATTAAGGAAGAAGTTATGAAAAGTTTATTTTTAATTATTGGCGCACCTGGTAGCGGTAAGACAACTGACGCTGATTTGATTGCAAAAAATGATGAATCTTTTGCACATTTTTCAACAGGTGATCTGCTTCGTGCAGAGGTTGCAAGTGGTAGCGAACTCGGTAAGACAATAGATGGCTTTATATCAAAAGGAAATTTGGTTCCATTAGATGTTGTTGTAAATGCCATTATATCAGCTATAAAGGGTTCTGATAAGAAAAATATAATCATCGATGGTTACCCAAGAAGTGTAGAGCAAATGAATGAGCTTGATAAAGTTTTGGCTGCTCAAAACGAGATAGTTTTAAAAAGCGTTATAGAGGTTGATGTAAGCGAAGATGTAGCTAGAGAGCGTGTTCTTGGTCGTGCAAGAGGCGCTGATGATAATAATGAAGTATTTAACAACAGAATGAAAGTATATCTAGAGCCAATTACCGCAATAAGAGATTTTTATAAGAATAAAAATTTATTGCATGTTATAAATGGCGAAAGAACGATAGATGAAATCGTTTCCGATATGTCTGAATTTATTAAAAGAGTTTTAAGTAAGTAGGGATTTTTGGTTGTGCTTTGATTAAAAGCGCAACCAAGATTAGTTTTTAAGGCGAAGTCGTAATTTTTTGTTTTAAAGACTTATTTTTTGATGTAATACTATCTAAGTCTATATTTTTGTTCAATATTTAGTAAAAATTCTTTTGTTGTTATTCCATCTCCACCAGAGTATCCGCCAAGACTATTTACACCAACAACTCTATGACAGGGTATGATTATTGGTATTTTATTTGTTGCATTTGCATTTCCAACAGCACGAAATGCGTTCTTATGCCCTATATTTTGTGCTATTTGCTTGTAAGTTGCGGTCATGCCGTATGGTATTTTGCTATTTCATTGTATACTTTTATCTTAAAGTCAGTACCTTTTAAAAATATAGGTGTTGTAAAAGCTTCTAAATCCCCTTTAAAATATCTATAAATTTCATTAGCACAAAGGTTTAAAACATCATTTTTGCTCTGTGTATCCTTGTAATGTTTTACAAAATTTATCTCATGCACAGCTTGTTTGTCGGCTATAATTTTTAAAATACCAATAGGAGTTTTGATATAAATTTCGTCCATTTTTCCCTTAAATTTATTATAAATTTGATATTATGGTTAAATAATAATAAATTTAAATAAAAAGAGGCTTAAAATGAGTTTTTTTGATGATTATAATAAGCACAAACACGAACGCGAGTTATTAGGCATAGACCCTTTACCGCTTGATGAAAAACAGATAAATGATGTTATATCTTTACTAAAACAAAATCACGAAAAATCTCAAGATTTATTATTTTTGCTTAAAAATAGAGTTTTGCCCGGAGTTGATATTACATCAAAGATAAAAGCCGAGTTTTTAAATGAAATTTTAAATCACGACCTAAAAATAGCCTGTATAGATAAAGAAAAAGCTGTTAAAATGCTAGGCACTATGCTTGGGGGATACAATGTTGTTGTGCTTATAGCAACTCTTTTAAATAACGATGAAAAGCTTGCAAAATTGGCTTGTGATGAGCTAAAGCATACTATTTTTGTTCACGGATATTTTGATGAGATAGTAAGTTTGAGTAAGACAAATAAATACGCCCTTGAAGTTTTAAAATCTTGGGCAAATGCTGAGTGGTTTTTGTCAAAAGAAAAATTGCAAGATAGTATAAAAGCTGTTGTTTTTAAGGTTGATGGCGAGACAAATACAGATGATTTAAGCCCAGCAAGCGAAGCATTTACTCGTTCTGACATACCATTGCATGCAAATGCTATGCTTGTTAAAAAGGTTCCTGATTTTTTAGAACAAATATCCAAGCTTAAAGAGCTAAATTTACCTATAGTTTATGTTGGAGATGTTGTTGGAACCGGAAGTAGTAGAAAAAGCGGTATTAACTCTATTCAATGGCATTTTGGCAAAAATATAAATGGCATTCCAAATAAAAAAACAGGCGGTATTGTTATAGGGTCTAGCATTGCGCCTATATTTTTTAACACAGCAGAAGATAGCGGCGCTTTGCCTATTGTTGTAAATGTTGATAAATTAAATACTGGCGATGTGATAGAAATACTTCCTTATGAAGGTAAAATTTTAAAAAATGATAGTGTTGTTGCTGAGTTTTCGCTTGATCCTGTAAGTATTATTGATGAGTTTAGGGCAGGTGGACGAACTACTCTTATGATAGGAAAAAGTCTCTTTGAAAAATCAAGAAAAGTGCTTGGCATAGAAGAAGAAAGCGATATTTTTATCAAAATAAAAAACGAAAAACAAGATGATACCGGCTATACATTGGCACAAAAGATGGTTGGTAAAGCTTGTGGTGTTGAGGGTGTTAGAGCTGGGGAGTATTGTGAGCCAACTGTCTTGACTGTGGGTTCTCAGGATACTACCGGTCCTATGACAAGAGATGAGATAAAAGAGCTTGCTAGCTTGAGCTTTGGGGCTGATTTTGTTTTGCAAAGTTTTTGTCATACAGCCGCATATCCAAAACCTAGCGATGCCATCTTGCATAAGACTTTGCCATCTTTTATAAGTTCAAGAGGCGGTGTTAGTCTAAAGCCAGGTGATGGAGTTATACACTCTTGGTTAAACAGAATGGTTCTTCCTGATACCGTAGGGACAGGTGGCGATAGCCATACTCGCTTCCCAATAGGTATAAGTTTTCCTGCTGGTAGTGGTCTTGTTGCTTTTGCCTCTGTTTTGGGAATAATGCCGCTTAATATGCCAAAAAGTGTTTTGGTTCGTTTTTCTGGCTCTCTTCAAGAGGGTATAACTTTAAGGGATTTGGTAAATGCAATACCTTATTATGCGATAAAGCAAGGGTTACTTACGGTTGAGAAAAAAAATAAAAAAAATATTTTTGCCGGTAAGATTATAGAGATAGAAGGGCTTAATACACTAAAGGTAGAACAAGCTTTTGAACTTAGCGATGCTTCTGCTGAAAGAAGTGCGGCGGCTTGTGTTGTTGCGCTTGATAAAGAGCCTGTGATAGAATATATATCATCAAATATAGCACTTATTGATTCTATGATAAAATCAGGTTATCAAGATAAAGATACTCTAATGCGTCGCAAGCAAAAGATGCAAGAGTGGCTTGATAATCCCGAGCTTTTAAAAGCTGACGATGATGCAAAATATGAATGCGTGATTGATATAAATTTAGATGAATTAAAAGAGCCTATAGTTGCTTGTCCGAACGACCCTGATGATGTTGCGACTTTAAGCGAGGTTTTGGCTGATGAAAAAAGACCAAAAAATATAGATGAGGTTTTTGTTGGAAGTTGTATGACAAATATAGGTCATTATAGAGCTCTTGGTGAGATTTTAAAAGATATGGGTCAAATTCCTACAAGGCTTTGGGTTGTTCCACCTACTAAGATGGATAAGGATAAACTCACAGAGGAGGGGTATTACTCTATATTTGGTGCAAGTGGTGCTAGGATAGAAGTTCCTGGTTGCTCGCTTTGTATGGGAAATCAAGCAAGAGTTGCCGATGGCGCTGTTGTCTTTTCAACATCTACTAGAAATTTTGATAATAGAATGGGTATGGGAGCAAAAGTTTATCTTGGAAGTGCTGAATTAGCCGCCGTTTGTGCTATTTTGGGAAAAATTCCAAATAAAGATGAGTATTTACAAATCGTAAATAAAAAAATAAATGGCAAAGAAAAAGATGTTTATAGGTATCTAAATTTTGACCAGCTAAGCGATTTTATCGTTTAAATTTGTTAAAATAGATACTTCGCGCAAGGAGATTATTTTGAAAAAGTTACTTTTTACTATGTTTTTGATTGTTCGAGTTTGGCTTTTTGCTGATACAACTTGTGCTGATTTAAAAAATAATTCAAACAGTTTTTTTAAAACCAATCCAAGTACTTTTTCAAATTTTAATGATTCTTTATTTGAATGTGATGGTTCAATTTTTAATTTAAAAGATATTCAAAATCTCCTAAAAGTAAGCAAACAAATAAGGGGCGATAATATTAATTGCGTTGGTTCAAACGAATATTTTGAAAAACTTAATAAATTTAAATTTACTATCCTAAAAGCCTCTTTTTCTCCATATATGTATGCAAAAACATTACCAGATATAGAAACTGCTGATATTGTAAGGGAAAAACAAAGGGGGTATTTTAGGTATTGGGCTCATCAAGCATTTTATAATTTTTATAAATTTAAAGAATTTTGGAATATTTTTAACCAAGCTCAAACCCCACTTGTGAAATTTTATGAAGATAAGGGTTTTAAAACAATGGAAGCTGCATATTTTGCAACCGCTGTTTTAAGCGAGTTTTTAAACTATTCTGTTGGTAGTTACGCTAATTTATCAGATGTTGATATAGATATTTCAAAAGAGCAAAAGCTTTTAAGTGAACGAGCTGATATTTCTAAAATTATGTCTATTTTATATTCTAAAAATTGGGAGAGTTTTGAGCTAAACCAAATTTTAAATACAGCACTTTTGTATAATAAAGAGATAGAAATTTTAAATGAGATCATTAAGCGTGGAGCCAATTTAGAATCAGGTGATGAGAGTGCTATATTTTTCGCATTAAATAATTTGCATAATGTTGAGTTTTTGATAAAAAATGGTGCAGATGTAAATCATAAAAATTCTTTTGGCAAAAGTCCTATTTTCTATGCGGTTGAACTAAAAAATCCATCTTTGGTAAAATTGCTTATAAAAAATGGTGCAGATGTAAATGATACCTATATAGACCAAAACACCAAAACAGCTACGCTAGGACTTGGTAGCTCTTTACCGTTTTATATAAATATGTGTGCGTTAGAGCATACAAAAAGAACTCTTTTTATGCACGCTTCAGCAAATTCAAATCCTGAAATATTGCGTATTTTGGTAGATAATGGTGCTATTATAAATGATATAGATGAGCTTGGTTTTAATGCTATGGATTATGCTAAAATGACTTCCAATGTAGAAAATATTGAGTTTTTAAAATCATTAGGTGTTATGTCAGAAGGTTATTGATAAATTCAAGGGGTGTGGTATAAATATGAAAAATACAGCTTTTATTACTGGCGCTACTTCAGGTTTCGGGGAAGCCATAGCTAGAAGATTAAACAAAGAAGGATATAAGATAATAGCGCTTGGAAGACGTAAAGAACGCCTTGAGAAACTTGCAAGTGAACTTAATAATGTTCATATCGTGCCTTGTGATATAAGAGATAAAGACTCTGTTTTTGATGCTATAAAAAATTTACCAGATGAATTTAAGGATATAGAAATTTTAGTAAATAATGCTGGTTTAGCACTTGGACAAGAGGCTGTAATTGATGCTAGTATTGATGATTTTGAGGTTATGATCGATACAAATATTAAAGGTCTTATCTATGTAACAAAGGCTGTTTTACCTATAATGAAAAATAGAAAAAGCGGTTATATTTTCAATATTGGTTCTGTTGCAGGAGCTTGGCCTTATGCTGGTGGTAATGTTTATGGAGCCACAAAATCTTTTGTAAAACAGTTTAGCTTCAACCTCAGAAATGATTTAAAAGGTCTTAATATAAGGGTTACTGAGATAGCTCCAGGGTTGTGTAAGACCGAGTTTAGCGAAGTTAGATTTAGAGGAGATAAAGCGAAGTCTGATGCTGTTTATGAAAATACGAAATTTATAACAGCTGATGATATATCGCTGATAGTTTCAAATTGTATTAATATGCCAGCAAGTGTCAATATAAACACTTTGGAGGTTATGGCTACAACTCAGACTTGGGCTGGATTTTATTTTGAGAGAGATTGATATTTATATAAGGGGTTTAGATGAGATTTAAGTTTTTGTTGCCTTTGCTGGCTCTTTCTGTTTTTGCATTCGCGGACCCAGATAAAAATGCAGAAATTTTTGGTATTTGGACACTTTTGCCACCTTTAATAGCTA
This genomic window contains:
- a CDS encoding adenylate kinase, with translation MKSLFLIIGAPGSGKTTDADLIAKNDESFAHFSTGDLLRAEVASGSELGKTIDGFISKGNLVPLDVVVNAIISAIKGSDKKNIIIDGYPRSVEQMNELDKVLAAQNEIVLKSVIEVDVSEDVARERVLGRARGADDNNEVFNNRMKVYLEPITAIRDFYKNKNLLHVINGERTIDEIVSDMSEFIKRVLSK
- a CDS encoding methylated-DNA--[protein]-cysteine S-methyltransferase, with amino-acid sequence MTATYKQIAQNIGHKNAFRAVGNANATNKIPIIIPCHRVVGVNSLGGYSGGDGITTKEFLLNIEQKYRLR
- a CDS encoding ankyrin repeat domain-containing protein, giving the protein MKKLLFTMFLIVRVWLFADTTCADLKNNSNSFFKTNPSTFSNFNDSLFECDGSIFNLKDIQNLLKVSKQIRGDNINCVGSNEYFEKLNKFKFTILKASFSPYMYAKTLPDIETADIVREKQRGYFRYWAHQAFYNFYKFKEFWNIFNQAQTPLVKFYEDKGFKTMEAAYFATAVLSEFLNYSVGSYANLSDVDIDISKEQKLLSERADISKIMSILYSKNWESFELNQILNTALLYNKEIEILNEIIKRGANLESGDESAIFFALNNLHNVEFLIKNGADVNHKNSFGKSPIFYAVELKNPSLVKLLIKNGADVNDTYIDQNTKTATLGLGSSLPFYINMCALEHTKRTLFMHASANSNPEILRILVDNGAIINDIDELGFNAMDYAKMTSNVENIEFLKSLGVMSEGY
- a CDS encoding SDR family NAD(P)-dependent oxidoreductase, with translation MKNTAFITGATSGFGEAIARRLNKEGYKIIALGRRKERLEKLASELNNVHIVPCDIRDKDSVFDAIKNLPDEFKDIEILVNNAGLALGQEAVIDASIDDFEVMIDTNIKGLIYVTKAVLPIMKNRKSGYIFNIGSVAGAWPYAGGNVYGATKSFVKQFSFNLRNDLKGLNIRVTEIAPGLCKTEFSEVRFRGDKAKSDAVYENTKFITADDISLIVSNCINMPASVNINTLEVMATTQTWAGFYFERD
- a CDS encoding bifunctional aconitate hydratase 2/2-methylisocitrate dehydratase, which encodes MSFFDDYNKHKHERELLGIDPLPLDEKQINDVISLLKQNHEKSQDLLFLLKNRVLPGVDITSKIKAEFLNEILNHDLKIACIDKEKAVKMLGTMLGGYNVVVLIATLLNNDEKLAKLACDELKHTIFVHGYFDEIVSLSKTNKYALEVLKSWANAEWFLSKEKLQDSIKAVVFKVDGETNTDDLSPASEAFTRSDIPLHANAMLVKKVPDFLEQISKLKELNLPIVYVGDVVGTGSSRKSGINSIQWHFGKNINGIPNKKTGGIVIGSSIAPIFFNTAEDSGALPIVVNVDKLNTGDVIEILPYEGKILKNDSVVAEFSLDPVSIIDEFRAGGRTTLMIGKSLFEKSRKVLGIEEESDIFIKIKNEKQDDTGYTLAQKMVGKACGVEGVRAGEYCEPTVLTVGSQDTTGPMTRDEIKELASLSFGADFVLQSFCHTAAYPKPSDAILHKTLPSFISSRGGVSLKPGDGVIHSWLNRMVLPDTVGTGGDSHTRFPIGISFPAGSGLVAFASVLGIMPLNMPKSVLVRFSGSLQEGITLRDLVNAIPYYAIKQGLLTVEKKNKKNIFAGKIIEIEGLNTLKVEQAFELSDASAERSAAACVVALDKEPVIEYISSNIALIDSMIKSGYQDKDTLMRRKQKMQEWLDNPELLKADDDAKYECVIDINLDELKEPIVACPNDPDDVATLSEVLADEKRPKNIDEVFVGSCMTNIGHYRALGEILKDMGQIPTRLWVVPPTKMDKDKLTEEGYYSIFGASGARIEVPGCSLCMGNQARVADGAVVFSTSTRNFDNRMGMGAKVYLGSAELAAVCAILGKIPNKDEYLQIVNKKINGKEKDVYRYLNFDQLSDFIV